The DNA region CGGTATGGTCGAGGTGAATGCCGGAACCTGCACCGTGCTTGGCAAAGCGAATCATATCCTGCCCTTTGAGATTGCTTCTTCCACCGATGTCAAAGAGGACATCCGGCTGAAATATCGCTATCTCGACCTGCGCAACCCCAAAGTCCACGACAGGATCGTGCTGCGTTCGCAGATCATTTCATTTTTGCGGCAGAAGATGACCGCGCTGGGTTTTTTGGAGATTCAGACCCCGATCCTCACCGTCTCGTCGCCGGAGGGCGCGCGGGACTATCTCATTCCGTCAAGAAAGCACAGGGGCCGTTTCTATGCGCTGCCGCAGGCCCCGCAGCAGTTTAAACAGCTGTTGATGGTTTCCGGCTTCGACCGGTATTTTCAAATCGCTCCGTGTTTTCGGGACGAGGACGCCCGCGCCGACCGTTCGCCGGGCGAATTCTACCAGCTCGATTTTGAGATGGCCTTTGCCGGACAGGAGGATGTGTTCGCGGTCGCGGAGGAGGTTTTATCAGAGACCTTTGCGAAATTTTCCGGCAAAGCGGTTTCGGCCGCGCCGTTTCCCCGCATCACCTATGCCGACGCGATGCTTCGGTACGGTACCGACAAGCCGGACCTGAGAAATCCGCTCACAATTATCGACCTTTCGGATCTGTTCGTTGAGAGCGCCTTCAAGCCGTTCTGTGGCCGGTGCGTGCGGGCGATCAATGTCCCGGGCGCGGCGAAGCAGCCGCGCAGTTTCTTCGAGGGGATGGAAACATTCGCCTTTTCGGCCGGCATGAAGGGGCTCGGCTACGTGAAGGTCGCACAGGACGCCTCCTACCAGGGACCGATTGATAAATTCCTCACGCCTGAACAGCGGGCGGAAATTGCCTCCCGTGCCGGGCTTACTCCGGGCGACGTTCTTTATTTCATCGCGGACACCGCCCGCGAAGCGCCGAAGCTGGCCGGGCTTATCCGCACTGAGGCGGCCAAACGGCTTGGCCTCATCGACGAAAGCTGTTTCAAATTCTGCTTTATCGTGGATTTCCCGATGTATGAGCAGGACGAAGAGACCGGCGCGCTCGTCTTTACCCATAACCCGTTTTCGATGCCGCAGGGCGGCCTCGAAGCGCTTGAAACAAAGAACCCACTCGATATCCTCGCCTATCAGTACGACATTGTTGTGAACGGCGTGGAGCTTTCCTCCGGCGCGGTGCGCAACCACGACCTTGCTATCATGCGTAAGGCGTTTGCGTTGGCCGGATACACGGACGGAGACCTGAAAACAAAATTTTCGGCGCTTTACCAGGCATTCCAGTACGGCGCGCCGCCGCACGCGGGTATGGCGCCGGGTGTCGACCGGATGGTTATGCTGCTCACCGGGGAGGAGAACCTCCGGGAAATTGTCGCCTTTCCGATGAATTCAAACGCGCAGGATGCCATGATGGGTTCCCCGGCAGAAGTCACCGAAGCGCAGCTGCGCGAGGTGCATATCAAACTGCGGTAAGGAGGCCAAAAGATGGTTACCAGGGAAGAAATTGCAAACATCGCGCTGCTCTCAAAGCTGTATGTCCCGGAGGACGAACTCGACGCTCTCACCGCGGATATGCAGAAGATGATTGGCTTTGCCGACATGATCAGTGCCGCCAATGTGGGGGACACCGGTTTTGACAGCATCAGCGGCCTTCAGAATGTTTTTCGCGAGGATGAAGTTGTCCAGTCCAGCGACCGCGCTGAAATCCTTAAAAATGCCGGCGGCGGCGAGGACGGCTGCTTTGTCGTGCGCAGAAGGGGGTAGGCCGGAATGATTGGAAAGCTGCACCGGATGCTCGAAACAAGGGAAATCTCCTGCGCTGAACTGACTGAGAAATACCTTTCTGCGATCGAAAACGAAAATGCGAATTTGAACGCTTATATCACTGTCGCTTCGGAGGAAGCGAAAAAGGCGGCGCGGTTGGTGGACGCGCGGATCGCGGCGGGCGAAAGTCTGCGCCCGCTCGAAGGTATCCCGATGACCTTAAAGGACAACATCTCCACCAAAGGGATTTTGACCACCTGCGCGTCGAAAATCCTGGACGGCTACCGCCCCATCTATGACGCGTTCGTCTGGAAACAGCTCAGGCAACAGGGCGCGGTTCTTTTGGGCAAAAGCAACATGGATGAATTCGCAATGGGCTCCTCCTGCGAAACGTCCTATTACGGCGGCGCGGCCAACCCGCGCAGCACCAGCTATGTCGCGGGCGGCTCGTCGGGCGGCGTCGCGGCCGCGGTTGGAGGTAACCTTGCCGCCTATGGGCTCGGCTCGGACACCGGCGGCTCGATCCGCCAGCCGGCCAGCTTCTGCGGGCTTGTGGGGCTCAAACCCACCTACGGCGCGGTCAGCCGGTTCGGGCTGATCGCCTATGGGTCGAGCCTTGACCAGGTCGGGCCGATCACCGCGTCGGTGGAGGATGCCGCGCTCGTCTATGACGCGATCTGTGGCTATGACCCGATGGATTCCACCTCGCAGGGCGGAAAGCCGGTTTCCGGCGCGCTGAAAAACGGTGTGAAGGGGCTGCGGATCGGCCTGCCGGACGAATATTACGAAGGCCTTACCAGCAGCGTGCGTGCGGCGCTCGGGGATGCCGCGAAAGCTTATGAAAGCTTGGGGGCGGAAATGGTGCGTTTCCCGCTGCCGGAGCTTAAATTTGCGCTGCCGGTCTATTACATCATCGCCTGTGCCGAAGCGGCGTCGAACCTCGGCCGGTACGATGGAATCCGTTACGGCTACCAGACGAAGGATTATCACGGCATCCATGAGATGATCTGCAAAACGAGGAGCGAGGGTTTCGGCGCGGAAGTCAAGCGCCGTATTCTGCTGGGAAACTATGTGCTTTCGTCCGGCTACTACGACGCCTATTACAAGAAGGCCCAGAACCTGCGCGGCGCAATTGTGCAGGCGTTTGCAAAGGCATTCGAAACCTGCGACGTGATCCTCGCGCCGACTGTCCCCATGACCGCTTTCCCACGCGGCAGAAAACAGAGTGATCCCACCGAGGATTATCTCACCGACATCTGCACCGTGCCGGTCAACATCGCCGGGCTTCCGGCGGTTTCCGTCCCCTGTGGGCAGGACCAAAAGGGCCTGCCCATCGGTATGCAGCTGATCGGCAGGGCGTTTGACGAGGCGGGAATCCTCGCGGCGGCATACGCTTACGAGCAGAGTGCCGCCTGTGTGAAACCATGTGAAATGGGGGTGCGGTTATGAAAGACTACGAACTGGTAGCGGGGCTGGAAACCCATGTCGAGCTTTCGACCAAGACGAAGATTTTTTGTTCCTGTACCACCGCATTTGGTTCCGAGCCGAATACCCATTGCTGCCCCATCTGCATTGGGCTGCCGGGAACCTTGCCAAAGCTTAACCGTGAGGTTGTAAATTACGCGATTCGGGCGGGGCTTGCCACCAACTGCGAAATCTCTCATATCTCCAAAATGGACCGCAAGAATTACGTCTATCCGGATCTTTCCAAGGCGTACCAGATTTCCCAGTTCGATCAGCCCCTTTGCAAAAACGGCTGGATCGAACTGGATAGCGGCAAACGTATCCGTATCCACCGCATCCATATCGAGGAGGACGCGGGCAAGCTGGTGCACCAGCGCGGGGACACCTTTGTCGATTACAACCGCGGCGGCGTGCCGCTCATTGAGATTGTGACCGAACCGGATATCCGCAGCGTCGATGAGGCGCGCGAATATGTCGAGAAGCTGCAGCTCATCATGAAATATATCGGCGTTTCCGACTGTAAAATGCAGGAGGGATCTCTGCGGTGCGACGTGAACATTTCGGTGCGGCCGCAGGGTTCCGAAACGCTTGGAACCCGCGCCGAAATTAAAAACATGAACTCGTTTGCCTTTATGCAGAAGGCGATGGAATATGAGTTCGAACGCCAGGTGGATCTCCTCGAAAGCGGGGAGAAAGTCCTCCAGGAGACCCGCCGCTATGACGATTCCACAGGAACGACCGAAGGGATGCGCGGAAAAGAGGACGCGCAGGACTACCGGTATTTCCGCGATCCGGATCTTGTGACCATCGTGATCGATCCGGACGAAGTGGAGAGGCTGCGTGCCAGTTTGCCCGAGCTGCCAGGCGCGAAGTCCGCGCGGTATGTGGACGCATACGGCCTGCCCGCGTCTGACGCGGCACTGCTGGTGAAATACCGCAGGGTAGCGGAATTCTTCGACGAGGCGGCCCAAGGCCTGCAAAACCCGAAAACCGCAGCCAATCTGATTGTCGGGCAGATGTTCCGCCGGATGCCGACCGACGCCGAAAAGGAGGCCTGTGAACCGGGTATTTCCCCCCGGATGCTGCACGACCTCGCCGCGCTCATCGAAAGTGGAAAACTCCGGATGAACCTTGCGAAGTCCACCTTTGAAATGATGTTGGACACCGGGAAACCGGTCTTGGAGCTCGTCAGCGAGAGCGACATGGCCGGGATGGATGATGCTGCGCTGCAAAAGGCCTGCGAAGAGGTCGCCTCCGCGAATCCCAATGCGGTCGCGGATTACCGCGCGGGCAAGGAGAAGGCGATGAAGGCGCTTATTGGTGGCGTGATGAAAGCCACCCGGGGCAAAGCTGACGCCGCGAAAGCGGAGGAGATCCTGCTGCGTCTGATCGAACAGTGAAATGGGAAAAACAGGTGAAGGCGGGGCGCGTCCGATGAGGCGTCCCGCCTTTTTCTGCGGCATGGCATATAAAAAAAGGCCCGGCGCATGATCCGCTGCGCCGGACTTTTTTCGTTCTATTTACAAGATGGGGAAACAGAAAGAATTAATAGTTTTTCGCCTGAAGCTGGAAATATGCCTGCGGATGGTCACAAACCGGGCAAACCATCGGAGCTTTTTCGCCGACATGGATGTGCCCGCAGTTGGAGCACTGCCAGATCACGACGCCGGTCTTTTCAAAGACCTGCTTGGTGTCGACGTTTTTGAGCAGGGCGCGGTAACGCTCTTCATGTTCTTTTTCGATCTTCGCGACCATCTCAAACAGGTAAGCGATCTTATCAAAGCCCTCTTCCTTTGCGTCCTTGGCAAAGTTGGCATACATATCGGTCCACTCATAGTTCTCACCAGCGGCCGCATCCGCGAGGTTGGAAGCGGTGTCACCGATGCCGCCGAGCAGTTTGAACCAGATTTCCGCGTGCTCTTTCTCGTTCGCAGCAGTTTCCAGGAACAGATTGGAGATCTGGACAAAGCCTTCTTTCTTGGCTTTGGAAGCATAGTAGGTGTATTTGTTGCGAGCCTGGGATTCGCCGGCAAATGCGGTCAGCAGGTTGGCTTCTGTCTTGGTGCCTTTGAGTTCTTTCATGTTGCATACCTCTTTCTTTACGCTTTTTTGTCTTGGTTATCCATACAGTTCCCGCAGACCCCTTCCACAAGGAGCTGATAACCGGTCACTGTAAAATCCGGGATGCCGTGGATCTGCTTCTCGAGCCCGGGCAGATCCTGAAACGGAATATCGAACACCTGTCCGCAGTGGGTGCAGAGGATGTGCGTATGGCCTTCGGTCCAGCCGTCGAAACGATCGGAACCGTTTGGAACACGGATGCGGAGGAGTTTTCCCTGGTCAGCCAGGAGATTCAGGTTGCGGTAGACGGTGCCGAGGCTGATATTGGGCTCCTGCGTACGGACCAGAGCATGGACCGTATCGGCGCTTGGGTGGATGGGGTTGTGCAAAACGGTCTGATAGATCAGCTCCCTCTGCCTGGAATATTTCATGCGATCAACCCTTGAAAAACGATTTCAGTAACAATAACGATAATCGTTACTGATTTGTTTTTATGATACACCAGAAATTCCCGTTTGTCAAGTGTAAAATTTCAATGAAATAGATATTTTTTTCACAGAAAACATGTTATACTGTTCCCATAGTTTTACTAAGGAGGGATACCTATGTGGCGGCGTGCGCAAATCAAAGAGGAAGCGAAGCGTATCCTCAGAAATTACTACTGGATGGGCTTTGTGGTTTGCCTTTGCTACTCGATCATTATGGGGGTGGCTTCCGGCGGAAGCGGCAGTGTATCGGATGTGGAATACCTGATTGAGGATCCGACCGTCCGGGCGGGCGCCCTGATGATTCTGGGGTTGATTTCCGGAGTGGTGGGGCTTGTCTCGCTGGCGATCACCGTCTTTCTCAAAAATGTGGTCGAGGTCGGCCAGTACCGGTTCTTTATGGAAAGCCGGCTTGCACCGAGCCGTTTCGAGCGGCTGTTCCATGGGTTTCAGTGCGGCTCTAAGAATTATGGAAACATCGTGTTCTGCCTGTTTCTGCGGGACCTGTGGGTTTTTCTGTGGACGCTTTTGCTGGTTGTGCCAGGCATCATCAAGGGATACCAGTACCGCATGGTGCCTTACATTCTCGCGGAGCGTCCGGATATGCCGTACCAGCGGGCGTTCGAATTGAGCAAGCAGATGACCGACGGTGAGAAGATGGAGATGTTTGTGCTCGACCTGTCCTTCATCGGCTGGTGGATTCTCGGCGGACTCTGCTGCGGGATCGGCGTCCTATTCGTGAATCCATATTACCAGGCATCTTGGGCGGAGCTCTATACCGCGCTGCGTGAAAAGGCCTTTACAATGGGCTTTTCAGGCCCGGATGAGCTGACCGGTTTCCAGCAGAATTTCTGATTGGCACAAAAAGAGGGCCGCTGCCATGCAGCGGCCCTCTTTTTGTTTGTTTTTATTCGGACACCTGATCAAGCATGAACTTGTGCGGCGCGGGGACGGTCTGGTCATAGCAGGAGAAGGTGACATCCAGATGCGCCTGTGAAAGCTTCGGGGTAAAGAGGCTGACGAGCGGCGCCACGAAAAGCGACGCCACAATTGCAATCGCGCCCGCGGTGGTCGGCGGGGCGAACGGCGCAAAGAAGTTCCAGAGATTGATGCCGATGCCGGTGACAAAGCAGGCCCAGACGCTCGCTCTAGTCGCGCCGCGCCAGAAGAGCGCATAGATGAACGGGCCAAGGAAAGAACCGGCGAGCGCGCCCCACGAAAGCGACATCAGGGTGGTGATGAGGTTGTTGGGGTTGAGCGCCAGCACGACCGAAAGCACCACAAAGAAGATGCAGAGCAGCCGGATCCAGCGAAGCTGAACTTTATGGGTCATGTCCTTCATGAAGAGGTGCTTCAGGAAATCGAGCGTGAAGGTCGACGAGGAGGTGATGACCAGCGAGGAGAGGGTGGACATCGAGGCGGAAAGCACCAGGATCATCACCACGCCGATGAGCAGGTCGGGCAGGCAGCTGCCGAGCATCTCCGGGACGATGTTGTCAAAGACCGGCTTGCCGGATTCGGGCAGGGTGTAATAAAGCCGCCCAAACGCGCCCATAAAGTAACTGCCGCCCGCGATAATCAGCGCGAACACGGTCGAAATGATCGTGCCGGCCTTGATTGATTTTTCGTTTTTGATCGTATAGAACTTATGTACCATCTGCGGAAGTCCCAATGTGCCCAGACTGGTGAGGATCACGACGCCGAGCAGCCCGAGCGGGTCCGGCCCGAAGAAGGAGACGAGCGCGCCGGAAAGCTGCGGGGCTGATTCGACCGGCACCTGTGAAAGCTGTTCGAGCGCGGCGGTGAACCCCCCGCGACCGTTGAGGATCGCGGCGATGACCACGCAGATGCCGCCGATCATGATGACGCCCTGCACCAGGTCGTTGAGCGCGGCCGCCATGTAGCCGCCGACCACGACGTAGATGCCGGTGAGCACCGCGATGCCGATGACGCACCACTTGAAGTCGATGCCGAACGCCATTGCGAAAAGCCCGGAAAGGCCCTTATAGACCGACGCGGAGTATGGCACCAGAAAGATGAAGATGATGACCGACGAAACAACCCGCAGTGCGTCGCACTGGTAACGCTTTGCGAAGAAGTCGGGCATGGTGGCAGATTCGAAGTGTTTGGTCATGACGCGGGTGCGGCGTCCGAGCACGACCCAGGCGAGCAGGCTGCCGATAAGCGCGTTGCCGATGCCGATCCAGGTGGCGGCGACGCCGAAATTGTAGCCAAACTGCCCGGCGTAGCCAACGAACACGACCGACGAGAAGTAGGAGGTGCCGTAAGCGAACGCCGTGACCCACGGGCCGACATTGCGCCCGCCGAGCACGAAGTCGCCGACGTTCTGGGCCTTGCGGTTGCAGTAGACGCCGATCGAAACGGTGACTGCAAAGAAAATGACGATCATCAGGATTTTTTCGAACATGGGAATTTGCCTCCTCAATCTGCTGGAGGACAAAGAAAACCCCGTCCTCCGAATTTCTCCAGAGGACGGGGATGAACCCGTGTTACCACCTCGGTTTACCGCCCCCTCGCGGGAAACGGCCTTAGCAGGTACAGGCGAAAGAATCGCGGATACCCTGGCGCTGTAACGGGCGCGACCGGCGCAGCCTACTCGGGACGGACCCTTTGGGTGCGCGGCTCTCGGAATGTATTCAAAGGATCTGTCCCTGCGCCTCTCATCGACCGGCTGCTTTCTGTCGGGCGGCGATCCTTCTACTGGTTTCCGGTCACTGCCATTTTTTGCTTTGCTTAAAAGCGTTGTTGTTATTTTAGCAGGTAAAATCGCTAAAGTCAACTGTTTTTTTCAAAAACCAGCAGATAATTTTGCTCTGCAAATTCCCAGTCGACCAGGTTCCACCAGTTTTGAACATAGTCTTTGCGCTTGTTCTGGTAGTCGAGATAATAGGCGTGCTCCCAGACGTCGAGCGCAATGACCGGCCGCAGCCCCATCGAAAGCGGCGTATCCTGGTTTGCGGTGGAGAGCACCCGCAGTTTGCCGTCCGGCTCGCAGCACAGCCAGCACCAGCCAGAGCCGAACTGGTCGAGGGCGGTCTGTGTCATCACGTCTTTGAAGCATTCAAACGAGGTAAAGCAGCAGTCTATGGCCTTTGCGAGCCTGCCGGTCGGGCAGGAGGTGACCGGTGAAGGCGTCATGCCGTCGAAATAGAGCTCGTGCGCATAGACGCCGCCCGCGTTGCGATGCACCGCGAGCTGGAGGTTCTTCGGCAGCTGGGGACATTCGCAGAGCAGCCGCTCGAGCGGCCAGCAGTGGTATTTGGGGCAGTTTTCGAGCGCGGCGTTCAGCTTCTCGACATAGCCGGCCTGATGCTTGCCGTGATGGAGCTTTACAGTCTCCGGGCTGATGCAGGGCGCGAGCGCGTCGCAGGGGTAGGGCAGGGGCGCGAGATCAAACGGGTAGTGTTCATACATGTTGTCGGTTCTCCTTTACCTTTTACTGTTTGGGGCTGAGCTTCACGTAGCGGTCGTCCACATAGCCGATGGTGCCGTAGTAATCGACCACGTACCAGTTTTCCCACTGGCCTAGCACGGTGATGGGATTGCCGTCCCAGGCGCGCCCAATCACCGGGGAATCGGTGGACGGCTTCTGGCGGATGTTGAGGTATCCCCAGTTAAGGGTAACGGTACCCTGCCTGGAGGGCTGCGCCGGAATAAATGGGATATCGAAGTATTCGGTGAGCGAGAGCACGACATTCTCAGCGATCTCCCCGATGTGTTCCTTGATCCAGGTGGCGTCCTCCGGGTTGTCGTGATAGGCGAACTCGATCAGCACGCCTGGGGCGCGGGTCTTTGCCACTTCGCCAAGATAGGTGGTCGGCACCGTTTTGACCAGCCACGGGTAGGGATAGATCGCTTTGAGGTTTTCCGCGATGATATCCGCGGCGCGTTGGCCGCGAACGCTGGTGGGGTAGTAGTAGACCTCGGAACCCTGCCGCATTCCGGCTTCGCCTTCGGGCGCGGCGTTTGAGTGCAGCGCGAGATGCAGGTCGTAATTGCCTTGGTTCGACTGCCGGATTGAGCTTGCAGCGGTCATCTGCGGGGTGTTGCGGGTAAAACGGATCCCGCTTGAACGTAAGTACGGTTCCATGGCGTCGGCGATGAGGTTCATCCAGTATTCCTCGGTGCCGCCGTTCACGAAATGGTTCCACTCCTGCGTGGAGGGGCTTAAGTAGATATTCGGCATAAAAATCCTCCTGTCGGTTGCATTTTTCCACTATTAGGCTATGCAAAAACACGCCGGCGGGTGAGAAAAAGAGCCGGAGGATAAACATGCCCATTTTAAAATCCTGTAAAATATGCTATACTGAAACTATTGCAGGAATACCGCCGTGCTGCGGCAAAAAGCTATTGGGAAGGGGCGTCGCCCGTGAAAGCAATCCGCCGTTTTTGCAGGCGCTGCGCCGACTGGTGGCTTTCGGTTTCAATCCGCCGCAAGATGCTCCTCTTCACCGGCGCCGTGATCTTCATGGTACTGTTTGTCACCTTGTTCAGTGTGGGCATGGTGAACCTTTATCTGCGCGATTTCAATGTGATCCTCGGGGACAGTTATGCGGTCAATGCGGTGCTCAGCGACTTTGAGGCGGAGAACACCAGTTTTTTTGCCTATGCCAATTACCGGACAACCGAAAACCGGCAGAACTATACAATGGCGATGTCCGAAACGAACCAGAGCATGCAGAACCTGCGGTTCGATCTGGAGACAATGGACCGACACCGCTATCTGCAGACCCAGGGCCTGAAGGTTTCGCACCTCACCTACCGGGAGGAATGCACCAAGCTGCTGCGCATGACTCCGGACACCGATTCCTACATCACCCAGTACTATTATGTGGTGAAGATCGGCAACTATATCGAAGGATATGCGAAAGAGCTTTTGCAGACCACCGTGGCAAAGGGAAATGTGAGCTACCATGAAAAGGTTGAGACTTTCCGCATCCTGCCGGTACTCGCGGTGAGCGTGAGCTTACTCACCGTGATCCTTGCCACGCTGCTCTGCTCGCTGACCGTGCGGCAGATCATCAACCCGCTTTTGAAACTTGCCGGCGCCGCCAAACGGATTGCCGCCAACGATATGTACGTCCCGGACCTCAGGGTCCAAAACCGGGATGAGATCGGCGAACTGGTGCAGACCTTCAACGTGATGAAGCATTCGATGTACCAGTCGATCACCACTCTGCGGGAGAAAAATGAAATCGAGTCCCGCCTGCATCTGGAGGAGGTCCAGCGCATCAACGCCGAACAGATGCTCAAGACGGCCCAGATGTCGCTGCTCCAAAGCCAGATCAACCCGCATTTCCTGTTCAACACTCTGAACATCATCTCCCGTATGGCAAAGATTGAGCACGCCCCGGATACCGAGGAACTGATCCGGCGGCTTGCGAACCTGTTCCGCTACAATTTGCAGACTGCCAGCGAACGTGTGACGCTTACGCGCGAGCTCAACATCATCAGCGACTATATGTATATCCAGCGCAAGCGGTTCGGCGACCGCCTGGGATATGTCGTGGACTGCCGGGATGTGGATACCGACCAGGTGATGGTGCCCACCTTCACCCTGCAGCCGCTGGTGGAAAACGCGGTGATCCACGGCGTCGCGCCAAAGGAAGAAGGCGGGCGCATCCGCATCCGCATCCGGATGCGCGGCGGCAGGACGGTCATCACTGTGACCGACAGCGGGCAGGGAATCCCCCCTGAGCTGCTTGCGATCCTGATGCGCGGCGGCAAGAACCACAGGGGACATCTTTCCGGGATTGGTGTGGGGAATGTGCGCACCCGGATTGGAACGCTGCACCCGGGCAGCACGTTCCGGATTTTCAGCCGTGTCGGGATGGGCACAGCCATCCGGATGGAACTGCCGGATGAAACAGCGATCAAAGCGGAGAAAGGGGGAACGGCATGTACCGGATCGTAGTTGCGGACGACGAGGAGCTTGAACGTGAAGCGCAGAAATGTGCGCTTGAGAAGTTCTTCGGAGAAAATTGCTTTATTGAGCTTGCCGCCAATGGCCGCGAGGCGCTTGAGGCGGTGCGGCGGTTGCATGCGGACATCGCCATCATGGATATCGAGATGCCCGGTATGAACGGCTTGGAGGCTTCCCGTACCGTACGCGCAGAGGCGCCGGACTGCCGGATTATTTTCCTGACCGCTTATGGGGAATTTGCCTATGCGCGGCAGGCGGTCGAGATGGGCGCGGTGAATTATCTGCTCAAACCCTGTTCGGATGAGGACCTGTTCCAAGTGGTCGGCAAGGTGGTTGAACAGATCGAGCGGCAGCGCCAGGAGCAGCGCAGCCGGGAGCTTTCCAGCCAGAAGATCGAGAATCTGACCCAATGGCTGGAGGAGCAGCTTGTGCTGACCGTCATAGGCGGATATCTGCGCCCGGAATGGGTGGAGGGCCAGCTGGCGGAACTGGGTATTCAATTTGCAAACGGCGTATTCACAATCCTGACAAGCCCGGACGGGCTGGACCCGGAACGGATGCGTGAGATCCTAAAAGGGCGGATACTGCCGGACTGTCTGCACTTGCTGCCCTATGTTTATGACGACCGGCTTTATGTCCTGATGATCAGTTCTGCAAAAGAACGGTCGAGCGCCCAGAGAATGAAGGAGTTCGCATGGGAATTCTCCGAAAAACTGGGCCTGATCCTGCAAAAACGTCTTTATTTCGCGCTTGGCAGCGAGTTTTATGAATTGCGCGACGCGCAGGAGTCTTTTTTTGAAGCGCAGGCAGC from Anaerotruncus rubiinfantis includes:
- the aspS gene encoding aspartate--tRNA ligase → MQRSNGYRTHTCGELRESHIGEDVRVAGWVENIRDHGGIQFVDLRDQYGVVQVVVRDDALLSGVTRESVVTFAGLVVRRDEETVNPKIATGMVEVNAGTCTVLGKANHILPFEIASSTDVKEDIRLKYRYLDLRNPKVHDRIVLRSQIISFLRQKMTALGFLEIQTPILTVSSPEGARDYLIPSRKHRGRFYALPQAPQQFKQLLMVSGFDRYFQIAPCFRDEDARADRSPGEFYQLDFEMAFAGQEDVFAVAEEVLSETFAKFSGKAVSAAPFPRITYADAMLRYGTDKPDLRNPLTIIDLSDLFVESAFKPFCGRCVRAINVPGAAKQPRSFFEGMETFAFSAGMKGLGYVKVAQDASYQGPIDKFLTPEQRAEIASRAGLTPGDVLYFIADTAREAPKLAGLIRTEAAKRLGLIDESCFKFCFIVDFPMYEQDEETGALVFTHNPFSMPQGGLEALETKNPLDILAYQYDIVVNGVELSSGAVRNHDLAIMRKAFALAGYTDGDLKTKFSALYQAFQYGAPPHAGMAPGVDRMVMLLTGEENLREIVAFPMNSNAQDAMMGSPAEVTEAQLREVHIKLR
- a CDS encoding Asp-tRNA(Asn)/Glu-tRNA(Gln) amidotransferase subunit GatC — protein: MVTREEIANIALLSKLYVPEDELDALTADMQKMIGFADMISAANVGDTGFDSISGLQNVFREDEVVQSSDRAEILKNAGGGEDGCFVVRRRG
- the gatA gene encoding Asp-tRNA(Asn)/Glu-tRNA(Gln) amidotransferase subunit GatA: MIGKLHRMLETREISCAELTEKYLSAIENENANLNAYITVASEEAKKAARLVDARIAAGESLRPLEGIPMTLKDNISTKGILTTCASKILDGYRPIYDAFVWKQLRQQGAVLLGKSNMDEFAMGSSCETSYYGGAANPRSTSYVAGGSSGGVAAAVGGNLAAYGLGSDTGGSIRQPASFCGLVGLKPTYGAVSRFGLIAYGSSLDQVGPITASVEDAALVYDAICGYDPMDSTSQGGKPVSGALKNGVKGLRIGLPDEYYEGLTSSVRAALGDAAKAYESLGAEMVRFPLPELKFALPVYYIIACAEAASNLGRYDGIRYGYQTKDYHGIHEMICKTRSEGFGAEVKRRILLGNYVLSSGYYDAYYKKAQNLRGAIVQAFAKAFETCDVILAPTVPMTAFPRGRKQSDPTEDYLTDICTVPVNIAGLPAVSVPCGQDQKGLPIGMQLIGRAFDEAGILAAAYAYEQSAACVKPCEMGVRL
- the gatB gene encoding Asp-tRNA(Asn)/Glu-tRNA(Gln) amidotransferase subunit GatB — its product is MKDYELVAGLETHVELSTKTKIFCSCTTAFGSEPNTHCCPICIGLPGTLPKLNREVVNYAIRAGLATNCEISHISKMDRKNYVYPDLSKAYQISQFDQPLCKNGWIELDSGKRIRIHRIHIEEDAGKLVHQRGDTFVDYNRGGVPLIEIVTEPDIRSVDEAREYVEKLQLIMKYIGVSDCKMQEGSLRCDVNISVRPQGSETLGTRAEIKNMNSFAFMQKAMEYEFERQVDLLESGEKVLQETRRYDDSTGTTEGMRGKEDAQDYRYFRDPDLVTIVIDPDEVERLRASLPELPGAKSARYVDAYGLPASDAALLVKYRRVAEFFDEAAQGLQNPKTAANLIVGQMFRRMPTDAEKEACEPGISPRMLHDLAALIESGKLRMNLAKSTFEMMLDTGKPVLELVSESDMAGMDDAALQKACEEVASANPNAVADYRAGKEKAMKALIGGVMKATRGKADAAKAEEILLRLIEQ
- the rbr gene encoding rubrerythrin, which encodes MKELKGTKTEANLLTAFAGESQARNKYTYYASKAKKEGFVQISNLFLETAANEKEHAEIWFKLLGGIGDTASNLADAAAGENYEWTDMYANFAKDAKEEGFDKIAYLFEMVAKIEKEHEERYRALLKNVDTKQVFEKTGVVIWQCSNCGHIHVGEKAPMVCPVCDHPQAYFQLQAKNY
- a CDS encoding Fur family transcriptional regulator, with the translated sequence MKYSRQRELIYQTVLHNPIHPSADTVHALVRTQEPNISLGTVYRNLNLLADQGKLLRIRVPNGSDRFDGWTEGHTHILCTHCGQVFDIPFQDLPGLEKQIHGIPDFTVTGYQLLVEGVCGNCMDNQDKKA
- a CDS encoding DUF975 family protein, whose product is MWRRAQIKEEAKRILRNYYWMGFVVCLCYSIIMGVASGGSGSVSDVEYLIEDPTVRAGALMILGLISGVVGLVSLAITVFLKNVVEVGQYRFFMESRLAPSRFERLFHGFQCGSKNYGNIVFCLFLRDLWVFLWTLLLVVPGIIKGYQYRMVPYILAERPDMPYQRAFELSKQMTDGEKMEMFVLDLSFIGWWILGGLCCGIGVLFVNPYYQASWAELYTALREKAFTMGFSGPDELTGFQQNF
- a CDS encoding sodium/proline symporter, whose translation is MFEKILMIVIFFAVTVSIGVYCNRKAQNVGDFVLGGRNVGPWVTAFAYGTSYFSSVVFVGYAGQFGYNFGVAATWIGIGNALIGSLLAWVVLGRRTRVMTKHFESATMPDFFAKRYQCDALRVVSSVIIFIFLVPYSASVYKGLSGLFAMAFGIDFKWCVIGIAVLTGIYVVVGGYMAAALNDLVQGVIMIGGICVVIAAILNGRGGFTAALEQLSQVPVESAPQLSGALVSFFGPDPLGLLGVVILTSLGTLGLPQMVHKFYTIKNEKSIKAGTIISTVFALIIAGGSYFMGAFGRLYYTLPESGKPVFDNIVPEMLGSCLPDLLIGVVMILVLSASMSTLSSLVITSSSTFTLDFLKHLFMKDMTHKVQLRWIRLLCIFFVVLSVVLALNPNNLITTLMSLSWGALAGSFLGPFIYALFWRGATRASVWACFVTGIGINLWNFFAPFAPPTTAGAIAIVASLFVAPLVSLFTPKLSQAHLDVTFSCYDQTVPAPHKFMLDQVSE
- a CDS encoding superoxide dismutase is translated as MYEHYPFDLAPLPYPCDALAPCISPETVKLHHGKHQAGYVEKLNAALENCPKYHCWPLERLLCECPQLPKNLQLAVHRNAGGVYAHELYFDGMTPSPVTSCPTGRLAKAIDCCFTSFECFKDVMTQTALDQFGSGWCWLCCEPDGKLRVLSTANQDTPLSMGLRPVIALDVWEHAYYLDYQNKRKDYVQNWWNLVDWEFAEQNYLLVFEKNS